A part of Liolophura sinensis isolate JHLJ2023 chromosome 1, CUHK_Ljap_v2, whole genome shotgun sequence genomic DNA contains:
- the LOC135481988 gene encoding uncharacterized protein LOC135481988: MKSVLFVCVVICLTDIAAVLGSRPASRHRRDRFTDYLMHMGRRGITYGRQAASFMLNKADTDDEDLTESVGSGQGPDNTDNPGDILDYFKEVPRSHWSCCMLGRLAGDKGFHCHAQLYKSALQSRNRSRGNYRKTNLYGRYYASRYGKELMYTFQKCLASRANEFNKCCYAATVERREMHRWHMYHEYKVSIRGY; this comes from the exons ATGAAATCggtgttgtttgtttgtgtggTGATCTGTCTGACGGACATCGCTGCAGTCCTGGGCTCGCGACCGGCCAGTCGCCACAGAAGGGACAGATTCACAG aTTATTTAATGCATATGGGAAGGAGAGGGATAACATATGGGAGGCAGGCTGCTTCGTTTATGTTAAACAAGGCTGACACGGATGACGAAGACTTGACAGAAAGCGTTGGCAGTGGCCAGGGGCCGGATAACACGGACAATCCAGGAGATATTCTGGACTACTTCAAAG aaGTCCCTCGATCTCACTGGTCTTGTTGCATGTTGGGAAGATTAGCGGGAGATAAGGGCTTCCACTGCCATGCGCAGTTGTACAAGTCAGCCCTACAATCAAGGAACAGAAGCAGGGGGAATTACCGGAAAACAAACTTGTATGGCAGATATTATGCTTCAAGATACGGGAAGGAGCTTATGTACACGTTCCAGAAATGCTTGGCTAGCAGGGCGAATGAATTTAATAAATGTTGTTATGCGGCTACAGTGGAGCGGCGCGAAATGCACCGATGGCACATGTACCACGAGTATAAGGTCTCTATCAGAGGTTATTAA